A portion of the Clostridium gelidum genome contains these proteins:
- a CDS encoding ankyrin repeat domain-containing protein, translated as MKIYDILFGPRQKSISKIIEEGNLDELESFIKNEGDVNAKYDDKSLLHFAIDNCEKNYFEVIEFLINKGADVSSHQSYLKETPLHRICARTKPRIDVVELLLDRGSKVNAENISGKTPVFYCNFSYSVELLNLLVKHGADIKHTDKYNNTLLHDDYLDCNTETFEEFLKILITLGFNINQKNNAGHTPLYLCKDKYIEKILIEHGGQINF; from the coding sequence ATGAAAATTTATGATATTTTGTTTGGTCCAAGACAAAAATCTATTTCAAAAATAATAGAAGAAGGGAACTTGGATGAACTTGAAAGTTTTATAAAAAACGAAGGTGATGTTAATGCAAAATATGATGATAAGAGCCTACTTCATTTTGCCATAGATAATTGTGAAAAAAATTATTTCGAAGTAATAGAATTTTTAATAAACAAGGGTGCAGACGTAAGTAGCCATCAAAGCTATTTAAAAGAAACACCTTTGCATAGAATATGTGCAAGAACAAAACCTAGAATTGATGTTGTTGAATTGTTATTAGATAGAGGATCTAAAGTAAATGCTGAAAATATATCGGGTAAAACACCTGTTTTTTACTGTAATTTTAGTTATTCTGTAGAACTTTTGAATCTGCTTGTGAAACATGGAGCAGATATTAAACATACGGACAAGTATAACAATACTCTTTTACATGATGATTATTTGGATTGTAATACTGAAACTTTCGAAGAGTTTTTAAAAATTCTTATAACTCTTGGATTTAATATAAATCAAAAAAATAATGCAGGACATACTCCACTATATCTGTGCAAAGATAAATATATTGAAAAAATATTAATAGAACACGGCGGACAGATAAACTTTTAA
- a CDS encoding RNA polymerase sigma factor has protein sequence MDIEMLINTYGTYVYNYALKLSCHPSVAEDLAQETFIRAWQKISTLENSNAIKSWLRKICFNNFLMKERKNKNYNELLYDDIQLLEKEGHLLKSNLPKPEDEVIVEEAIFELQNGCFLAMVRRLTLHQRIAFSLVDMFGLSLDEVSTIIGISKSATKGLLYRAHMNLDSFFYNHCNLLDVNNPCSCKAWIEFSKSRDDLQKNSNKHKLISKLDYTKSNYTFNKEVRGKINFLYKNMPDKKPSKEWYEEVISIVNERYVNSN, from the coding sequence ATGGATATTGAAATGCTTATAAATACATACGGAACCTATGTTTACAACTATGCTCTAAAATTATCTTGTCACCCATCTGTTGCAGAAGATTTAGCTCAAGAAACCTTTATTCGTGCATGGCAAAAAATTAGTACTTTAGAAAATTCAAATGCTATTAAATCATGGCTTAGAAAAATATGCTTTAATAATTTTCTGATGAAGGAGAGAAAAAATAAAAATTATAATGAATTACTTTATGATGATATTCAACTTCTTGAAAAAGAAGGACATCTATTAAAGTCTAATCTTCCAAAACCTGAAGATGAAGTAATTGTAGAAGAAGCTATTTTTGAGCTACAAAATGGCTGCTTTCTTGCAATGGTAAGACGTCTCACATTACATCAGCGAATAGCATTCTCATTAGTTGATATGTTTGGATTATCTTTAGATGAAGTTTCAACTATAATTGGCATTTCAAAAAGTGCAACAAAAGGTCTTCTTTATCGTGCTCATATGAATTTGGATTCATTCTTTTATAACCACTGCAATCTTTTAGATGTAAATAATCCTTGTAGTTGCAAGGCTTGGATTGAGTTTTCTAAATCCAGAGACGATTTACAAAAAAATTCTAATAAACATAAATTGATTTCAAAGTTAGATTATACAAAATCAAATTATACTTTTAATAAGGAAGTACGTGGTAAAATAAACTTCTTATATAAAAATATGCCTGATAAAAAGCCTTCTAAAGAGTGGTATGAAGAAGTTATTAGTATAGTCAATGAAAGATATGTTAATAGTAATTAG
- a CDS encoding reverse transcriptase family protein, whose protein sequence is MIENQETLKNKRQDYREKVNQIGKKEFTLLKMQEYGFWPKNLPTPYEKQENETKEEYAQRKNLIKEYEKIINEISDLYGEKDKINEKLRELKKKYDETWDYEKIRIDVSKTIMEESIARRKERKEQRELEKRQKSEAWVKEKAKGIVFIGKGYSNLLYDKQNDEDKLLSQELPLIEDDKALAEFLGIEYKKLRFLVYHRDVVTVDHYHRFSIPKKKGGERNIAAPKSILKNAQRKILEEILSKVPVSDYAHGFLKGKSVVSGAKAHVAAKADLGEKASGVEKTHDEEKVSGEKTQLLINMDLENFFPTITFERVRGMFKAFGYSGYIASLLAMICTYCERMPIEVRGEIKYVKASNRILPQGSPASPMITNIICVKLDKRLSGLAPKYNCTYTRYADDMSFSFCEENSDLNLGRFMGLVSKIINEEGLKVNKKKTRFLRKNNRQCITGIVINNHEVGVPKKWIKTLRAAIYNANKLTRNGEVVPAKTINEISGMVSWVKSVNGERYSGIIEDGMNLINNI, encoded by the coding sequence ATGATAGAGAATCAAGAAACTTTAAAAAATAAAAGACAAGATTACAGAGAAAAAGTAAATCAAATAGGTAAAAAAGAGTTTACCTTATTAAAGATGCAAGAATATGGATTTTGGCCAAAAAATTTACCTACACCTTATGAAAAACAAGAAAATGAAACAAAGGAAGAATATGCACAAAGAAAAAACTTAATAAAAGAATATGAAAAGATAATTAATGAGATTTCTGATTTATATGGAGAAAAAGATAAAATAAATGAAAAACTACGTGAGCTTAAGAAAAAATATGATGAAACTTGGGATTATGAAAAAATAAGAATAGATGTATCGAAGACTATAATGGAAGAGTCTATTGCAAGACGTAAAGAGAGAAAAGAGCAAAGAGAACTTGAAAAAAGACAAAAAAGTGAAGCGTGGGTAAAAGAAAAGGCAAAAGGAATTGTATTTATTGGGAAGGGGTATTCTAATTTATTATATGATAAACAAAATGATGAGGATAAGTTACTATCGCAAGAATTACCTCTTATAGAAGATGATAAAGCTTTAGCTGAATTTCTTGGAATTGAATACAAAAAGCTAAGATTTTTAGTTTATCATAGAGATGTAGTTACAGTAGATCATTATCATAGGTTCAGTATTCCTAAGAAAAAGGGTGGAGAGCGCAATATTGCAGCTCCAAAATCAATACTTAAAAATGCACAAAGAAAGATTTTAGAGGAGATTTTATCAAAAGTTCCAGTAAGCGATTATGCCCATGGATTTTTAAAAGGAAAATCAGTTGTTTCAGGAGCAAAAGCTCATGTGGCAGCAAAAGCAGATTTGGGAGAAAAAGCTTCTGGGGTAGAAAAAACTCATGATGAAGAAAAAGTCTCTGGTGAGAAAACACAATTACTAATTAATATGGATCTTGAAAATTTCTTTCCAACTATTACATTTGAAAGAGTTAGAGGAATGTTTAAAGCCTTTGGATATTCTGGGTATATTGCGTCTTTGCTTGCTATGATTTGCACTTATTGTGAACGTATGCCAATTGAAGTAAGAGGGGAAATAAAATATGTTAAAGCCTCAAATAGAATTTTACCTCAAGGATCACCAGCAAGTCCTATGATTACAAATATTATTTGCGTGAAATTAGATAAAAGACTAAGTGGATTAGCTCCTAAATATAATTGCACTTATACAAGATATGCAGATGATATGAGTTTTAGCTTTTGCGAGGAAAACAGTGATTTAAATCTTGGGAGATTTATGGGACTAGTCTCAAAGATAATAAATGAAGAAGGCCTTAAGGTAAATAAAAAGAAGACACGCTTTTTAAGGAAAAACAATCGTCAATGCATCACGGGTATTGTTATAAATAATCATGAAGTTGGAGTACCAAAAAAGTGGATAAAAACACTAAGAGCTGCAATTTATAATGCTAATAAGCTTACACGTAATGGGGAAGTGGTACCAGCTAAGACTATAAATGAAATTAGTGGGATGGTATCATGGGTGAAAAGTGTCAATGGAGAAAGGTATTCAGGAATAATTGAAGATGGGATGAATTTAATAAATAATATTTAG
- a CDS encoding IS3 family transposase (programmed frameshift) produces the protein MSNKLFTKEEIELISRNKYVKNVSERSITYTDEFRRIFISEYEKGKFPRKIFEESDFVISILEIGRIESISKKWRAAYKENGIHGLDDTRKGKAGRPRDKELSIDEKYERLKVQTTLLKAENELLKKLDFDRKESDKTKIGSLTKENFILIKSVIKKYKLKNMTSYLCTLAGVSRSGYYNYFSAKSECLRSKRNDNDLEVKDIILKAFNFKKHKKGARQIKMVLKSQYGVVYNLKRIRRLMKKYDIVCPYRKANPYRRMVKATKEHKVLPNVLNRNFKQNTPGKVLLTDITYLFYKNKSKKAYLSTIKDASTNEIMAYNVSDSLTLDIVIDTITNLKKSKSVKFHPEAFIHSDQGSHYTSPKFQKLVKECGFGQSMSRRGNCWDNAPQESFFGHFKDEVNIKQCQTLEDLKNEIDQYMIYYNNYRYQWNLKRMTPVEYRNHLIDSTQYF, from the exons ATGAGTAATAAGTTATTTACAAAAGAAGAAATAGAATTGATATCTAGAAATAAATATGTAAAAAATGTTAGTGAAAGATCAATTACATATACAGATGAATTCAGACGAATTTTTATATCAGAATACGAAAAAGGAAAGTTTCCACGAAAGATATTTGAAGAATCTGATTTCGTGATAAGTATCTTAGAGATTGGACGAATTGAATCGATAAGTAAAAAATGGCGTGCTGCCTATAAGGAAAACGGTATACATGGTTTAGATGATACAAGAAAAGGCAAAGCTGGGCGACCTCGTGATAAGGAACTTTCTATAGACGAAAAATATGAACGTCTTAAAGTACAAACTACTCTACTGAAAGCTGAGAATGAATTATTAAAAAAACTCGATT TTGATAGAAAGGAGAGTGATAAAACGAAAATAGGTTCATTAACAAAAGAAAATTTCATTCTTATTAAATCAGTAATTAAAAAATATAAATTAAAGAATATGACAAGCTATTTATGCACATTAGCTGGTGTATCACGTTCTGGATATTATAATTATTTTTCAGCAAAATCCGAATGCTTGCGCAGCAAGCGCAACGATAATGATTTGGAAGTTAAAGATATAATTTTAAAGGCATTCAACTTCAAAAAACATAAAAAAGGTGCAAGACAAATAAAGATGGTATTGAAATCTCAATATGGAGTTGTATATAATCTAAAACGTATTCGCAGACTTATGAAAAAATATGACATAGTTTGTCCTTATAGAAAAGCAAATCCATATAGACGAATGGTAAAAGCAACTAAAGAACATAAAGTCTTACCTAATGTGCTTAATAGGAATTTCAAACAGAATACCCCTGGCAAAGTATTGCTTACGGATATTACCTATTTGTTCTATAAAAATAAAAGCAAAAAGGCTTATTTGTCGACCATTAAAGATGCATCAACTAATGAAATAATGGCTTATAATGTATCTGATAGTCTCACATTAGATATAGTTATCGATACTATCACCAATCTTAAGAAATCAAAAAGTGTAAAATTTCATCCTGAAGCTTTCATTCATTCAGATCAAGGATCACACTACACAAGTCCTAAATTTCAGAAGTTAGTAAAAGAATGTGGGTTTGGTCAATCTATGTCTAGACGAGGAAACTGTTGGGACAACGCCCCGCAGGAATCATTCTTTGGGCATTTCAAAGATGAAGTAAACATAAAACAATGCCAAACATTAGAAGACCTAAAAAATGAGATAGACCAGTACATGATTTATTATAACAACTATAGATATCAATGGAATTTAAAAAGGATGACTCCTGTTGAATACAGAAATCATCTCATTGATTCTACACAGTATTTTTAA
- a CDS encoding DUF3795 domain-containing protein: MNNYEQAIKDLAPCGNDCSRCAYYEKSKIVLLSKELNENLTNFENMAKKIKDFMPIFNYYEQFSAILKQLSNGTCPGCRFSDKPACQCGINVCHKKEKVDFCFECPKYPCNPTTYNESLTKAWQENNDTMKKIGVDNFYIAQKERTRY, encoded by the coding sequence ATGAATAATTATGAACAAGCTATAAAAGACTTAGCCCCTTGTGGAAATGACTGCTCGAGGTGCGCGTATTATGAGAAGAGTAAAATAGTGTTATTGAGCAAAGAACTTAATGAAAATCTAACAAACTTTGAAAATATGGCTAAAAAAATAAAAGATTTTATGCCTATATTTAACTACTATGAACAATTTTCAGCCATTTTAAAACAGCTTTCAAATGGCACTTGTCCAGGCTGTCGCTTTAGTGATAAACCTGCCTGTCAATGTGGTATAAATGTGTGCCATAAAAAAGAAAAGGTTGACTTTTGTTTTGAATGCCCTAAATACCCTTGTAATCCTACAACATATAATGAATCCCTTACTAAAGCATGGCAAGAAAATAATGATACCATGAAAAAAATTGGTGTTGATAATTTCTATATTGCTCAAAAAGAAAGAACAAGATATTAA